A window from Schistosoma haematobium chromosome 3, whole genome shotgun sequence encodes these proteins:
- a CDS encoding hypothetical protein (SECRETED:SignalP(1-22)): MRTYFMCLLLAIALDSILYLKGSVTIESSGDNRSNETIKQRISDSRRQDSDIRKTETRDNRNRQSRENKEDSQSSTNDDVGFQSSQRKFQLKYSNRKRSDIYTTGYQTFLGKRRRGSKSHVKTIFRRRSGYDRNGQKKRTTTFESYGEADSFDRKKIRDVFDVNGYISEGRRRSKLGGYIQEEQHAFMSGGHKSQLSRNDGKFSEGGSQFANETHNHRSHSDSQDHIKISANSTLQRRRR, translated from the coding sequence ATGAGAACATATTTCATGTGTTTGTTATTAGCAATTGCTTTAGACTCAATTCTATATCTAAAAGGCAGTGTTACCATTGAATCTAGTGGAGACAACAGATCTaatgaaacaataaaacaaaGAATATCAGATTCAAGAAGACAAGATTCTGACATCAGGAAAACGGAAACGAGAGATAATAGAAATAGACAATCTCGGGAAAACAAGGAAGATTCACAATCAAGTACAAATGATGATGTCGGATTCCAATCCTCACAACGAAAATTCCAACTGAAATACTCAAATCGAAAAAGAAGTGATATTTATACTACCGGTTACCAAACATTCCTCGGAAAACGTAGACGAGGCAGTAAATCACATGTGAAAACCATATTCAGAAGACGTTCTGGCTACGATCGCAATGGTCAAAAGAAACGAACTACCACATTCGAAAGTTATGGTGAGGCAGACAGTTTCGATAGAAAGAAAATACGTGATGTGTTCGATGTGAATGGATACATTTCGGAGGGTCGGAGGCGTAGTAAACTCGGTGGATACATCCAAGAAGAACAACATGCGTTTATGTCAGGTGGACATAAGTCGCAACTTTCTCGAAATGATGGCAAATTTAGTGAGGGTGGAAGTCAATTTGCAAATGAAACTCATAATCATAGATCTCATTCTGACTCTCAGGATCACATTAAAATTAGTGCAAACAGTACCCTACAACGACGTCGgagatga